The genome window TCATAGAGCAGCTTGTCGAAAAGAATATGGTTAAGAATATGGCCGATCTCTACGCTCTCAGTCGAGAGGAGCTTCTTTCTCTCGAACGTATGGGCGAAAAATCGGCAGATAAACTTTTAAAGGCTTTCGATACGTCAAAACAGAGATCACTTTCCAATCTGATTACCGCTCTGGGCATTCCTCTTGTAGGAAAGAAGGTTGCGGAAATACTGGCAGACCATTTCGGTCGCTTAGATGCCCTTGCCTCAGCGAAGGAAGAGGATCTTTCGTCTCTTGAAGGCGTAGGACCTAAGATCGCGGCGTCCATCAGGGCCTTTTTTGACGACGAGTCTAACAGGGAAATGATTCGCCGCCTCAAGGAAGCCGGTGTTCAGATGGAAGAGAAGCAAGAAGCGTCAAGGGAGGATACGCCCTTTGAAAACCAGCGTTTTGTTTTCACCGGTGAACTCCAATCCATGGCCAGGGCCGATGCCGAAGCTCTCGTGAAAGATCTGGGAGGGGCGAGTTCCTCCAGCGTGAGCAAAAAGACATCTATAGTCGTTGCGGGGCCTGGTGCCGGAAGCAAACTTCAAAAGGCCAGGGAGCTTGGCGTAAAAGTTATAGATGAAGAAGAGTTTTTAACGATGATTCGTCCCTATATAGAAGAATCATTCGAAGATAAACATATTTCAGCGAAGGAGGAGTGATCATGGCAGTCTCAGCAGATGATATTAGACATGTTGCAGCCTTGGCTCGTCTTGAGATCACAGACGATGAGGTTCAGGCTATGCACCAGCATTTCGAAGAAATATTAGGATATTTTAACAGGCTGAACGAACTTGATCTCGAAGGGATAGATGCGTTTGCATTGAAAGTTGACGAAGAAATCCCCTGGAGAGAGGATAAAGCGGTGCAGAGTTCTGTGCGGGAAGATGCTTTAGATGAAGCTCCTTATCGGCATGGAGATTTCTTCAGAGTGCCTCGTATAGTGGAGGAGGATTAGCATGGAACTTTTTGAGCTTTCAGTAGCGCAAATCATAGAAGGCCTTCAGAACCGCACCTTTTCGGCAAGTGAAGTTTTTAAAGCATGCCTGAATAGGGCTAAGATGCTGGAACCTCGCATATCCGCGTTACTTTCATTTACTGAAGAGAGCGGAATGGCTCAGGCGGAAGCAGTGGATAAGGCTTTGGCATCAGGAGAAAAACTTGGTCCTCTTGCCGGGGTCCCATTTATTGTGAAAGACAATATGTGCACCAAAGGCATTCCAACTACGTGTGCGAGCAAAATTCTTGCACAGTGGAAGCCTCCCTATAATGCTGCAGTAGTCGATTTTCTCGATGAAGCGGGCGCCATCCTCATGGGGAAGGCGAATCTTGACGAGTTTGCCATGGGCGGCTCAACTGAGCATTCGGCCTACGGCGTAACCTCGAACCCGTGGAAACTGGATTGCGTTCCAGGCGGTAGTTCTGGCGGAAGTGCGGCCTCTGTTGCTGCCGGATATGTTCCTTTCAGCCTTGGCAGCGATACAGGCGGCTCTATTCGTCAGCCAGCCGCTTTCTGCGGTATATACGGTCTGAAACCGACCTACGGCCTTGTAAGCCGTCGTGGTCTTGTCGCCTTCGCTTCATCTCTTGATCAGATCGGACCTTTTACACGAACTGCCGAAGATATGGCACTCGTGCTTGATGTTATTTCACAGAAAGATGATCATGATTCCACATGTAGCCGTCGTTCCCGTCCCGATTACAAAAAGGCTCTGCGCGCGGATTCCTTGAAGGGACGGAAGATTGGTCTTATTAAAGAGACTCTGGGATACAAATTGGATCCGGAAATCAAAGAAGCTTTCGACAAAACAGTGAAGTTTTGTAAGGAGCAGGGGGCTGAAATTGTCGAGATTTCTCTTCCCACAATGATCGAGTACGGACTTCCTTGCTATTACATTCTTGCTCCAGCGGAAGCTAGCTCCAATTTGGCCCGTTTTGACGGCGTACGCTACGGTTTAAGTGAAGATGCGGCGTCTTTGATCGATCTCTATATGAAGACACGTGCCGAGGGCTTCGGAGTGGAAGTCAAACGTCGTATTATGGTTGGAACCTATGTGTTGAGTTCCGGCTATTATGATGCCTATTATCTTGTTGCCCAGAAAGTGCGGCAGCTTATTAAGCGAGAGTTTGTAAACGCCTTTAAGTCTGTAGATACAATACTTCTTCCCACAGCGCCCACACCGGCTTTCCGTAAGGGAGAACTAGTGAACGATCCTATTCAGATGTACATGGCAGATGTCTTTACGTTGCCTGTAAACCTGGCGGGGCTTCCCGGTCTCTCTCTCAACGCTGGCTTCTCAAAAGATGGCCGGCCTCTTGGTGTTCAGTTTATCGGATCATGGTGGGGTGAGGAGGATCTGCTTTCCATAGCTGCCCTTCACGAAAAAGCCTATGGAACCGCTCCTATTGCCCAAGGGG of Aminobacterium sp. MB27-C1 contains these proteins:
- the gatA gene encoding Asp-tRNA(Asn)/Glu-tRNA(Gln) amidotransferase subunit GatA; amino-acid sequence: MELFELSVAQIIEGLQNRTFSASEVFKACLNRAKMLEPRISALLSFTEESGMAQAEAVDKALASGEKLGPLAGVPFIVKDNMCTKGIPTTCASKILAQWKPPYNAAVVDFLDEAGAILMGKANLDEFAMGGSTEHSAYGVTSNPWKLDCVPGGSSGGSAASVAAGYVPFSLGSDTGGSIRQPAAFCGIYGLKPTYGLVSRRGLVAFASSLDQIGPFTRTAEDMALVLDVISQKDDHDSTCSRRSRPDYKKALRADSLKGRKIGLIKETLGYKLDPEIKEAFDKTVKFCKEQGAEIVEISLPTMIEYGLPCYYILAPAEASSNLARFDGVRYGLSEDAASLIDLYMKTRAEGFGVEVKRRIMVGTYVLSSGYYDAYYLVAQKVRQLIKREFVNAFKSVDTILLPTAPTPAFRKGELVNDPIQMYMADVFTLPVNLAGLPGLSLNAGFSKDGRPLGVQFIGSWWGEEDLLSIAALHEKAYGTAPIAQGGVC
- the gatC gene encoding Asp-tRNA(Asn)/Glu-tRNA(Gln) amidotransferase subunit GatC, whose translation is MAVSADDIRHVAALARLEITDDEVQAMHQHFEEILGYFNRLNELDLEGIDAFALKVDEEIPWREDKAVQSSVREDALDEAPYRHGDFFRVPRIVEED